A region from the Aegilops tauschii subsp. strangulata cultivar AL8/78 chromosome 5, Aet v6.0, whole genome shotgun sequence genome encodes:
- the LOC109754620 gene encoding uncharacterized protein, translating to MAQGTAPSAAGGGGGGVFTTPAAVATTPPGTPRAAAAAAPPAPSGHYAVELYFDPALENQVLKAWNALARRQLSSRLIDTASRPHLPLLHLPAAALPDPLRLAPALRALASRIDPLPLALSSLASPPSSLDAGVLFLSPTPSAALLGLHAQLCELLRKDTGLEVPDGFRPDNWVPRCAVAVDVPRGRMAEAFCVLRELKLLPVSGYGMDIALVEVAPVVREVVSYPLGGSGGVGAD from the coding sequence ATGGCGCAAGGTACCGCGCCCTCCGCggccggcggaggcggcgggggtGTTTTCACCACCCCGGCGGCGGTCGCGACGACTCCCCCGGGCACACCCcgcgcagcggcggcggcggcgccgccggccCCCTCCGGGCACTACGCGGTAGAGCTCTACTTCGATCCCGCGCTGGAGAACCAGGTGCTCAAGGCGTGGAACGCTCTCGCGCGGCGGCAGCTCAGCAGCCGCCTCATCGACACCGCGTCCCGCCCGCACCTCCCGCTGCTGCATCTCCCGGCCGCCGCGCTCCCCGAcccgctccgcctcgcgcccgcCCTCCGCGCGCTCGCCTCCCGCATCGACCCGCTCCCCCTCGCGCTCTCCTCGCTCGCGTCGCCCCCGTCATCCCTTGATGCGGGGGTCCTCTTCCTCTCGCCCACGCCATCGGCGGCGCTGCTCGGCCTCCACGCGCAGCTCTGCGAGCTGCTGCGCAAGGACACGGGGCTCGAGGTGCCCGACGGGTTCCGCCCGGACAACTGGGTCCCGCGGTGCGCCGTCGCCGTCGATGTGCCGCGTGGCCGTATGGCCGAGGCCTTTTGCGTGCTCCGTGAGCTCAAGCTTTTGCCTGTCTCCGGGTATGGTATGGACATTGCGCTGGTAGAAGTCGCGCCGGTGGTCAGAGAGGTCGTGTCGTACCCGCTTGGTGGCAGCGGCGGTGTTGGAGCCGATTGA
- the LOC109754601 gene encoding xyloglucan O-acetyltransferase 1 translates to MGVSSPHQTLPRLTKILTLSLYAILPLALLFYLSPSPIAAPPSTSTSPPHGERQQVVKTATGAPPGTQGSKPAPQCDYSEGEWIPNAPGPRYTGTSCGATIKHEQNCIVNGRPDTGYLNWRWRPRGCALPPFAPAEFLELVRGRHVAFVGDSLARNQCESLVCLLGSEYPVELVLDGGEERKFRRWAFRSHNATVSVFWSPFLVKGTEKSWAPGGLGYNRLYFDQPDERWAAELPGIDVVVLSFGQWFLQSAMYYERGAVIGCHHCPEPNRTETGFFGVFRLAVKNALRDVIARSSAGREKLAVLTTFSPAHFDGEWDSPDACARTEPYAPGEKEMSYMHKEMWRTGAEEATAAAVEARSRGSAVTVEALQVTRLADMRPDAHPGPYFHPFPFAGAGGEKKRERVPNDCVHSCLPGPIDTWNEILLQMVKRWRGASSSR, encoded by the exons ATGGGCGTCTCATCTCCTCACCAGACGCTTCCACGCCTCACGAAGATCCTCACCTTGTCGCTCTACGCCATCCTCCCTCTCGCCCTCCTCTTCTACCTCTCCCCTTCTCCCATCGCCGCCCCACCCTCCACttccacctcgccgccccacg GTGAGAGGCAGCAGGTGGTGAAGACCGCTACAGGGGCGCCGCCAGGAACCCAGGGGTCGAAACCGGCGCCGCAGTGCGACTACTCGGAGGGGGAATGGATTCCGAACGCGCCGGGGCCGCGGTACACCGGGACGAGCTGCGGCGCGACGATCAAGCACGAGCAGAACTGCATCGTGAACGGCCGGCCGGACACGGGGTACCTGAACTGGCGGTGGCGGCCGCGCGGGTGCGCGCTCCCGCCGTTCGCGCCCGCTGAGTTCCTGGAGCTGGTGCGCGGCCGGCACGTCGCGTTCGTAGGCGACTCGCTCGCGCGGAACCAGTGCGAGTCGCTGGTGTGCCTCCTCGGGTCGGAGTACCCCGTCGAGCTGGTCCTTGACGGCGGCGAGGAGCGCAAGTTCCGGCGGTGGGCGTTCCGGTCGCACAACGCGACGGTGTCGGTGTTCTGGTCGCCGTTCCTGGTGAAGGGCACGGAGAAGTCGTGGGCGCCGGGTGGGCTTGGCTACAACAGGCTGTACTTCGACCAGCCCGACGAGCGGTGGGCGGCGGAGCTCCCGGGCATCGACGTGGTGGTGCTCTCCTTCGGGCAGTGGTTCCTGCAGTCGGCGATGTACTACGAGCGCGGTGCGGTGATCGGGTGCCACCACTGCCCGGAGCCGAACCGCACGGAGACGGGCTTCTTCGGCGTTTTCCGCCTCGCCGTCAAGAACGCCCTCCGCGATGTCATCGCCCGCTCCAGCGCCGGCCGGGAGAAGCTGGCAGTGCTGACTACGTTCTCGCCGGCGCACTTCGACGGGGAGTGGGACAGCCCGGACGCGTGCGCGCGCACGGAGCCGTACGCTCCGGGAGAGAAGGAGATGTCGTACATGCACAAAGAGATGTGGCGGACGGGCGCGGAGGAGGCCACCGCGGCTGCCGTCGAGGCCAGGTCGCGCGGGTCCGCGGTGACGGTGGAGGCTCTGCAGGTGACGAGGCTCGCGGATATGCGCCCGGACGCTCACCCCGGCCCGTACTTCCATCCCTTCCCgttcgccggcgccggcggcgagAAGAAGAGGGAGCGGGTGCCGAACGACTGCGTGCACTCGTGCCTCCCCGGCCCCATCGACACGTGGAACGAGATCCTGCTGCAGATGGTAAAGAGATGGAGAGGTGCCTCCTCCTCCAGATGA